The DNA sequence TAGGCATGACGCCCGCTTCGGAGTCCTTGCTGGCCTTGACAATCACCATGAAACGCATTTTGCATCTCCTTGTAGTGGTGTCGGTTGCTGGCGGCCTGCCCTGGCCGCTCTCATCTCCTGCTCCAATCGTGCGACGCCCGAGGGCTCGCCCGATCGACAGCCTGATTCGATTTCCCGATGCCCCGGGGCAGGAACACTCAGGCCGCCGCGGGTGCCCGCGATCGCTGCTTCCGTCTGGCGAGGCCCTCGTCCACGCTGAACGGGCCCGCACCGTTCCCCCACAAGAAGAGGAAGATGAAGCAGTAGAGCACCGCGGGCTGGCCCCCATTCTGGATGGGCCAGAACCCCTGCGGAAAGTGCCCGATGAAGTAGGCGAACGCCATTTCGCCCGAGGCGATGAAGGCGGCGGCTCGCGTGAAGAGGCCGATCAGGATCAAGGTGCCCGCGACCACCTCGATGATCCCGGCGGCCAGGACCAATGGCGTCAGCTCGGC is a window from the Candidatus Eisenbacteria bacterium genome containing:
- a CDS encoding DoxX family protein; protein product: MKRIAGVTHALLRIVSGFLFIHPGGMKLFGWFGGMPPGAELTPLVLAAGIIEVVAGTLILIGLFTRAAAFIASGEMAFAYFIGHFPQGFWPIQNGGQPAVLYCFIFLFLWGNGAGPFSVDEGLARRKQRSRAPAAA